One region of Phaeocystidibacter marisrubri genomic DNA includes:
- a CDS encoding patatin-like phospholipase family protein, which produces MNKAKLLLFTLLFSTLSHAQERPKVGLALSGGGAKSMMHIGVIRELENQNIRPDYVTGTSMGAIIGAMYCMGFSADDIEGLLNEVDWDALLNNNIPRYRLSYLDRSSDDRYTLTLAIDSSGIKIPDAVNSGQYVLTTLSYLLQEVHDSTNFAKFNIPFSCITTNLETGEEVVFDSGDLAHVLRASSAFPSIFSPFELEGELHVDGGIKNNLPISLLREKGMDIIIASDAQSGLYTRDQLTNMVSILEQVGSYPNMENYREQLKDATVVIHPELDEFSIVSYEFRDEIIRRGAEATLEHSEELSQWAASEPLPERTAPYPSRQLYVDTIIVHGATLTSDRFVRSTLGIAPKDTTDSEDIIAGIERLYGSRFYKQVDYRIHKTRNGEKEMHIFVVESEDNTQARLGIHYDDDYKMGVLLNVTVRNALVKNSKFSLDFVLSENPRGELSYIFERGFIPAFGFKSDFHQFNANVYENGSPISEYTYTDFGTEIFLHSTLWDLYTIGGGVRFENIDISEPILRSEIQESNTTYLNYFGFIDFDSFDRTYKPTSGFQLNGEFKLISEQIDFKTYAEPISILHIQYDQAFCFSDRVGARTRILGATTIGPNAPYPYSIFLGSMGENYTQHIFPFVGYRYMELFGRNALTFRADVWYEAFPNHFFTAIANVGTLEATVDELFNSSVILDGYGISYGYKSPLGPLEITLSKSSNHSRIDTYVRLGFWF; this is translated from the coding sequence ATGAATAAAGCCAAACTACTCTTATTCACATTACTTTTCAGCACGCTTTCCCATGCGCAAGAGCGTCCAAAAGTCGGACTCGCCTTGAGCGGTGGAGGAGCCAAGTCCATGATGCACATCGGCGTAATTCGGGAATTGGAAAACCAAAACATTCGTCCGGATTATGTGACTGGAACCTCCATGGGCGCCATTATTGGAGCCATGTACTGCATGGGGTTTTCTGCAGACGACATCGAAGGTCTACTGAACGAGGTAGATTGGGATGCCCTCCTCAACAACAACATTCCTCGTTACCGATTGTCTTACTTAGACAGAAGCTCTGACGATCGATATACGCTAACCCTGGCGATCGATTCCTCGGGAATTAAAATTCCAGACGCTGTAAACTCTGGGCAATACGTACTTACCACCCTGTCATATTTGCTTCAAGAAGTACACGACAGCACCAACTTTGCCAAATTCAATATCCCTTTCAGCTGCATCACCACCAATCTAGAAACAGGTGAAGAAGTGGTGTTTGATTCGGGCGATCTAGCCCATGTACTTCGAGCTAGCTCCGCATTTCCTTCCATCTTTTCTCCTTTTGAATTAGAAGGCGAATTACACGTAGACGGCGGTATCAAAAACAATCTTCCCATCAGTTTACTTCGCGAAAAGGGAATGGATATAATCATTGCATCTGATGCGCAATCTGGATTGTACACTCGCGACCAACTCACGAATATGGTGAGCATTTTGGAACAGGTGGGCAGTTATCCCAATATGGAGAACTACCGCGAGCAACTGAAGGACGCAACGGTGGTCATCCATCCCGAATTGGATGAGTTTAGCATTGTGAGCTACGAGTTTCGCGATGAAATCATTCGCAGAGGGGCCGAGGCCACCTTAGAGCACAGCGAAGAGCTCTCGCAGTGGGCCGCCTCTGAACCCCTTCCTGAAAGAACAGCTCCCTATCCCTCTCGACAATTATACGTCGATACGATTATCGTTCACGGAGCCACGCTCACTTCTGATCGTTTTGTGCGTTCTACCTTAGGAATAGCCCCAAAAGACACCACTGATTCTGAGGATATCATTGCCGGAATCGAGCGCTTATATGGCAGTCGGTTTTATAAGCAAGTAGATTACCGAATCCATAAAACACGAAACGGGGAGAAAGAGATGCACATTTTTGTGGTCGAATCTGAAGACAATACCCAAGCGCGTTTGGGCATTCACTACGACGATGACTATAAAATGGGGGTACTTCTCAATGTAACCGTGAGAAATGCCTTAGTGAAGAACTCCAAATTTTCACTTGATTTTGTCTTGAGTGAAAATCCGAGAGGCGAATTGAGCTACATCTTTGAGCGCGGGTTTATTCCAGCCTTTGGATTCAAATCCGACTTCCATCAATTCAATGCCAACGTGTACGAAAACGGAAGTCCCATTTCTGAATACACCTACACCGATTTTGGAACCGAAATCTTCCTCCACTCTACACTTTGGGATCTCTACACGATCGGCGGCGGTGTTCGCTTTGAGAATATTGATATCAGTGAACCCATTTTGCGTTCGGAAATTCAAGAGTCAAATACGACATATCTCAACTACTTTGGGTTTATCGATTTCGATTCCTTCGACCGCACGTATAAGCCTACCTCTGGATTTCAACTCAATGGAGAATTCAAATTGATTTCGGAACAGATCGATTTCAAAACATACGCCGAACCCATCTCCATTCTTCACATACAATACGATCAAGCTTTCTGCTTCAGTGACCGTGTTGGGGCTAGAACTCGAATTTTGGGAGCCACCACCATTGGACCTAATGCTCCCTATCCCTATTCCATCTTTTTGGGAAGTATGGGGGAAAATTACACCCAACACATTTTTCCATTTGTGGGTTACCGATACATGGAACTATTCGGTAGAAATGCCCTCACCTTCCGTGCAGATGTTTGGTATGAAGCATTCCCGAATCACTTCTTTACGGCCATTGCCAACGTGGGAACATTGGAAGCGACCGTGGACGAGCTCTTCAACAGTAGTGTAATCTTGGACGGTTATGGCATTTCCTACGGCTACAAGAGTCCACTCGGCCCATTAGAAATCACGCTTTCCAAATCGTCCAACCACTCTAGAATAGACACCTACGTGCGTTTGGGGTTTTGGTTCTAA
- the uvrC gene encoding excinuclease ABC subunit UvrC → MAAESEHLQNLLKTLPEKPGVYQHLDKDGKILYIGKAKNLKKRVSSYFTKQHDNARTYLLVKKVRDIRTIITDSEFDALLLENNLIKEHQPKYNVNLKDDKTYPWICIKKERFPRIFSTRNPVKDGSEYFGPYASVRVMRTVLDLIRQLYHLRTCNLNLSEENIDNGKYKVCLEYHIKNCLGPCEDLQSEEDYMNDVESAREIIRGNISAVLKLLKTQMQTHAEHMEFESAQAVKEKIDLLQKYQAKSMVVTPSITNVDVFSIISDAEYGYVNYLKIIEGAIVQAHTVELKKKLDESDEELLALSIPEMRNLFNSQSRTLYLSHEVEIDIPNVKITVPQRGDKKQLVDMSQRNARYHRSERMKNIQIVDPDRHTNRIMQQMKTDLRMNVEPRHLECFDNSNIQGTHPVAACVVFKDGKPSKNDYRKFNIKTVEGPDDFASMEEVIYRRYSRIQQEGGDLPQLIVIDGGKGQLGAALKSLELLGLRGKIAIIGIAKRLEEIYFPGDPVPMYLDKRSETLKIIQQARNEAHRFGITFHRQKRSKSAVKSKLEEIPGIGPSTVKILLKKYKSATGVSKAAKGELENLVGSSKAQKIWSYFHADE, encoded by the coding sequence ATGGCCGCTGAATCTGAACACCTCCAAAATCTTTTAAAAACACTTCCAGAAAAACCTGGTGTGTACCAACATTTAGACAAGGATGGAAAGATCCTGTATATCGGCAAGGCCAAGAATCTGAAGAAAAGAGTTAGTAGTTATTTCACCAAACAGCACGACAATGCGCGAACCTACTTACTCGTCAAAAAGGTTCGCGACATCCGAACCATCATTACTGATTCAGAATTTGATGCGCTCTTATTAGAGAACAACCTCATAAAGGAACACCAACCGAAATACAATGTGAATTTAAAGGACGACAAAACGTACCCTTGGATTTGCATTAAGAAGGAGCGATTCCCACGCATTTTCTCTACACGCAACCCCGTTAAAGACGGGAGTGAATACTTTGGACCGTATGCCAGTGTTCGCGTCATGCGCACGGTACTAGATCTGATTCGACAACTCTATCACCTTCGCACCTGTAATCTCAACTTGAGTGAAGAGAACATCGACAATGGGAAATACAAAGTCTGCTTAGAATATCACATCAAGAATTGCCTTGGCCCTTGTGAAGATCTTCAAAGCGAAGAAGACTACATGAACGATGTAGAATCGGCGAGGGAGATCATTCGAGGAAACATTTCTGCCGTGCTCAAACTGCTCAAAACGCAGATGCAGACCCATGCAGAACACATGGAATTTGAAAGTGCTCAAGCGGTTAAGGAAAAAATCGACCTCCTCCAAAAATACCAAGCTAAGAGCATGGTGGTCACTCCTTCCATCACTAACGTAGATGTATTTTCCATCATTTCCGACGCCGAATACGGCTATGTGAACTATTTGAAAATCATTGAAGGAGCCATTGTACAGGCCCACACGGTAGAGTTGAAAAAGAAACTCGACGAATCAGACGAAGAATTATTGGCATTGAGTATCCCAGAAATGCGGAACCTCTTCAATAGTCAGAGTAGAACGCTATACCTCTCTCACGAAGTAGAAATAGATATCCCCAATGTAAAAATCACCGTTCCACAGCGCGGAGATAAAAAACAGCTGGTGGACATGAGTCAACGGAATGCCCGTTACCATCGATCTGAGCGAATGAAAAACATTCAGATTGTAGACCCCGATCGTCACACCAATCGAATCATGCAGCAAATGAAAACAGATTTGCGCATGAATGTGGAACCTCGGCATTTGGAGTGTTTTGACAACTCAAATATCCAAGGCACACACCCTGTTGCAGCTTGTGTGGTTTTTAAAGATGGAAAACCATCCAAAAACGACTATAGAAAGTTCAACATTAAAACGGTAGAAGGTCCGGATGATTTCGCCTCCATGGAAGAAGTCATTTACCGTCGTTATAGTCGGATTCAACAAGAAGGTGGAGACCTACCTCAACTCATCGTGATTGATGGAGGCAAAGGGCAATTGGGCGCTGCATTAAAAAGTCTTGAATTACTCGGATTGCGTGGAAAGATTGCCATTATTGGCATCGCCAAGCGCTTGGAAGAGATTTACTTCCCGGGCGATCCTGTTCCCATGTACCTTGACAAGCGTTCAGAAACACTGAAAATTATTCAACAGGCGAGAAATGAAGCACACCGTTTTGGCATCACTTTCCACCGACAAAAAAGGAGCAAGTCTGCCGTTAAAAGCAAACTAGAAGAAATACCAGGCATAGGCCCCTCTACGGTAAAAATCCTATTGAAAAAATACAAGAGCGCAACGGGCGTTAGCAAAGCAGCCAAAGGTGAGCTAGAAAACCTCGTTGGAAGTAGCAAGGCTCAAAAGATTTGGTCGTATTTTCATGCAGATGAATAA
- a CDS encoding PP2C family protein-serine/threonine phosphatase — protein MRANLQLNDNSLNTRHYILSHPGKRKLNEDNVYPQHVDAEGARTFLVCDGVGGSNRGEVASDIVSRSIGTHLSYASEVNPQTICDAIRSAEQSLNAHSELYPECKGMASTVVGFHPNSESSAFVYWVGDSRLYHIRKGEVLYRTRDHSLVQLMVDQGHLTEEEARKSNRKNIILQAISDGNRFATPDITELTEIESGDILLLLSDGILEGCPESELIEQLSKCELKSAFKEIRVKCEEKSRDNFSLIALEVE, from the coding sequence GTGAGAGCGAATCTTCAATTGAACGATAATAGTCTAAACACTCGTCATTACATCCTGAGTCACCCTGGCAAAAGGAAATTGAACGAAGACAACGTTTATCCGCAGCATGTAGATGCGGAGGGCGCTCGCACATTCTTGGTTTGTGATGGTGTTGGCGGGAGCAATCGCGGTGAAGTCGCTTCGGATATCGTTTCTCGTTCCATAGGAACGCATCTCTCCTACGCCAGTGAAGTTAATCCTCAAACCATTTGCGATGCGATTCGTTCGGCCGAACAGAGTTTAAATGCTCACTCGGAGCTTTATCCCGAATGCAAGGGAATGGCCTCTACAGTCGTTGGGTTCCATCCAAATTCAGAGAGCAGCGCCTTTGTGTACTGGGTAGGCGACAGTCGACTTTACCACATTCGAAAAGGTGAAGTCCTCTACAGAACCAGAGACCACAGTTTAGTTCAATTAATGGTGGATCAGGGTCACCTCACCGAGGAAGAAGCTCGAAAGAGCAATAGAAAAAACATAATTCTTCAAGCCATCAGCGATGGCAACCGCTTTGCCACACCGGACATCACCGAACTAACGGAAATTGAATCTGGCGACATTTTACTACTCCTTTCTGATGGAATATTGGAAGGCTGTCCTGAATCTGAACTCATCGAACAGCTTTCGAAATGCGAACTCAAGAGTGCTTTTAAAGAAATACGCGTCAAATGCGAAGAGAAGAGTCGAGACAACTTTTCCTTGATCGCGTTGGAGGTTGAGTAA
- a CDS encoding serine/threonine protein kinase: protein MDAEKHQKVKAIFIEAIDLKPREREAYIRQASKGDTEILEELRTLLANHSEETIMVENSGNATDTASRKKPRQHLSPKLSDTTFTKRSVIWMERLFGTRQRFGITLIVTFVLLIVLGYWSHRQVKNSLEEIRREQLQAVLDADVVAMQYWIRDFRNSVRFWCNTPEVSDEIHYILRYRNSPEEIERLQFSPWQDTLTGILRPYLKNTNSAGYNLFDEAGYEFAASDRSVIGNRLNPAGFRQLFEANAREGTFKAPFDPNKLVYDDYDVRSIYSKPIVWAGNPIYNKIGELIGYFGVGRYADEGFSEIVNVARMGKTGETYAFNAEGMMLTESRFVDQLKSIGLVPNKEEAGSSLVVSLRDPGGDLTEGYKPTQPLISRNFTEPVALSIASKSDSSIAITDVLIDPYRDYRGVKVIGAYHWFPEFGFGLVTEVDYEEAFEPLIYLDATFGILILILAVVLTYSLYSSLRYVRLNRKVGEAAQLGQYTMVRKIGEGGIGEVYLAHHAMLKRPTAIKILKPNIISAEVVERFEREVQLASRLTHPNTIEIYDFGRTPDGIFYYAMELLNGFTLAQIVQMQGELPFERALHILRQASASIREAHSIGLIHRDIKPQNIMLVQRGGEDDVVKVLDFGLVKDLSDEEAAQTRTTQVTGTPLYMAPERIKTPKNSDLRSDIYALGAVAYYMLAGQSLFRFSTEIDIMFQVINTEPDPLHEINTQVPQEVSDLIHRCLEKDPEKRPQTARELHASLKELSGKYPWDSEKARKWWSRFE, encoded by the coding sequence ATGGACGCTGAAAAGCATCAGAAAGTAAAGGCCATATTCATTGAGGCCATCGATCTAAAACCTCGGGAACGAGAAGCCTACATTCGTCAGGCTTCCAAAGGTGACACCGAGATTCTAGAAGAGTTGCGTACGCTCTTAGCCAACCATAGTGAAGAGACCATTATGGTCGAGAATTCGGGAAATGCAACGGACACTGCATCGCGAAAAAAACCTCGACAACATCTCTCACCGAAGTTGAGCGACACCACATTCACCAAGCGTTCGGTGATTTGGATGGAGCGTCTTTTTGGTACTCGCCAACGTTTTGGCATTACCCTCATCGTCACTTTCGTGCTTCTCATTGTATTGGGATACTGGTCTCACCGACAGGTTAAAAACAGTCTAGAGGAAATCCGTCGCGAACAACTTCAAGCCGTCTTGGATGCCGATGTGGTGGCCATGCAATACTGGATCCGAGATTTTCGCAATTCTGTTCGATTTTGGTGCAACACACCTGAAGTTTCTGATGAAATCCACTACATCCTTCGCTATAGAAATAGCCCTGAAGAAATAGAGCGGCTTCAATTCTCGCCATGGCAAGATACGCTAACGGGTATTCTTCGTCCTTATTTAAAGAACACCAACAGCGCCGGTTACAATCTCTTTGACGAAGCCGGATATGAATTCGCTGCGTCCGATCGCAGTGTGATTGGCAATCGCCTCAATCCCGCAGGCTTCCGACAACTTTTTGAAGCGAACGCTAGAGAAGGCACATTTAAAGCCCCATTTGATCCCAATAAATTGGTTTACGACGACTATGATGTTCGTTCCATCTATTCCAAACCCATCGTTTGGGCGGGCAATCCCATTTACAATAAAATCGGAGAGCTCATTGGCTACTTCGGTGTGGGTAGATATGCCGACGAAGGTTTTAGCGAAATTGTGAATGTGGCCCGAATGGGAAAAACAGGTGAGACTTATGCCTTCAATGCGGAGGGAATGATGCTCACCGAAAGCCGATTTGTAGATCAACTCAAATCGATTGGTTTAGTTCCGAACAAAGAAGAAGCCGGCAGTTCATTGGTGGTTTCTCTTCGCGATCCAGGAGGTGACCTCACCGAAGGCTACAAGCCTACACAGCCTTTGATTTCACGTAATTTCACGGAACCTGTTGCCCTTTCTATTGCATCCAAAAGTGATTCTTCCATTGCGATTACAGACGTTTTAATCGACCCGTATCGCGACTATCGAGGAGTGAAAGTCATTGGTGCCTATCATTGGTTTCCTGAATTTGGTTTTGGACTGGTAACCGAAGTAGATTACGAAGAGGCATTTGAACCACTCATTTACCTCGACGCGACTTTCGGAATATTGATTTTAATTCTTGCGGTTGTACTCACCTACAGCTTGTACTCATCCTTACGCTACGTTCGCTTGAACAGAAAAGTAGGCGAAGCTGCCCAATTGGGTCAATACACAATGGTGCGGAAGATTGGCGAAGGGGGAATTGGCGAAGTATACCTCGCCCATCACGCCATGCTCAAACGACCGACCGCCATTAAGATCCTGAAGCCAAATATCATATCAGCCGAAGTGGTAGAGCGATTTGAGCGAGAAGTTCAATTGGCTTCGCGTCTCACCCATCCGAATACTATCGAGATTTATGATTTTGGTAGAACTCCAGACGGAATCTTCTACTATGCCATGGAGCTATTAAATGGTTTCACCTTGGCTCAAATCGTTCAGATGCAAGGCGAGTTGCCATTTGAGCGTGCGCTTCACATTCTTCGCCAAGCATCCGCTTCCATTCGTGAAGCTCATAGCATTGGTTTGATACACCGTGACATCAAACCACAAAACATCATGTTGGTGCAACGGGGAGGAGAAGATGATGTCGTGAAAGTGCTCGACTTCGGTTTGGTAAAGGACCTTTCTGACGAAGAAGCTGCTCAAACACGCACCACTCAAGTGACGGGCACCCCGCTATATATGGCGCCTGAACGAATAAAAACACCAAAGAACTCCGACCTCCGAAGTGACATTTACGCCTTAGGAGCGGTAGCCTATTATATGCTAGCAGGCCAGTCCCTCTTCCGTTTCTCCACTGAGATTGACATCATGTTCCAAGTGATTAACACGGAACCCGATCCGTTGCATGAAATCAATACTCAAGTGCCGCAAGAGGTCAGTGATTTGATTCATCGATGTTTGGAAAAAGACCCTGAAAAGAGACCGCAAACCGCCAGAGAATTGCATGCTTCACTCAAAGAACTATCGGGTAAATACCCATGGGACTCGGAAAAAGCGCGCAAATGGTGGTCGAGATTTGAATAA
- a CDS encoding sigma-70 family RNA polymerase sigma factor — MKSFRSDITQALHQLKNGDDKAADLLFPLLYEELRGMAGNYMRYENRGHTLQPTSLVHEAYVKLIGQDDVDWQGRTHFLAVSAQAMRRILVDHARTKKRKKRGGDVHKVNVDDVDYKLLDPEVDEHVLAIDEALTLLEARDPFQAKIVEMRFFTGMTVQEVADAMGVSKRKIEAEWTMIKAWLRSNIHLEGK, encoded by the coding sequence ATGAAGTCATTTAGAAGCGATATTACACAAGCCTTGCATCAACTGAAAAATGGAGATGACAAAGCGGCCGACCTACTCTTCCCGCTTTTGTATGAAGAATTGCGAGGAATGGCGGGCAATTACATGCGTTATGAAAACAGAGGCCATACACTACAACCCACCAGTTTAGTGCATGAAGCTTACGTGAAATTGATAGGTCAGGATGATGTAGATTGGCAAGGAAGAACCCACTTTTTAGCGGTGAGCGCCCAAGCGATGCGCCGTATTTTGGTAGACCATGCCCGAACCAAGAAGCGAAAGAAACGAGGTGGTGATGTTCACAAAGTGAATGTAGATGACGTCGATTACAAACTTCTAGATCCAGAAGTTGATGAACATGTATTGGCCATTGACGAAGCACTTACCCTCTTAGAAGCCAGAGATCCCTTTCAAGCTAAAATTGTGGAAATGCGGTTCTTTACCGGCATGACCGTTCAAGAAGTGGCCGATGCCATGGGCGTGTCAAAACGGAAAATCGAGGCGGAATGGACCATGATTAAAGCTTGGCTGCGTTCCAATATACATTTGGAGGGAAAATAA
- a CDS encoding pyridoxal-phosphate dependent enzyme: MHPDLNYHRSVLEKISPHIHRTPVLTSSTLNAEFNAEFFFKAEHLQRMGAFKMRGATHAILQLPADAVEKGVCTHSSGNHGQAVALAARTLGIPCSVIVPKNAPKSKVEAMEGYGAKLIYCEATQADREATAADFQDRTGAYFIHPSNDEDVIWGQGTAALELMEDVHDLDILLVAVGGGGLLAGTCLAAVAMNPSIDIYAGEPELADDAKRSLQAGEIIPARASTTVADGLRTGLGSVNFPVIKKHVRDILTVSDPQIIEATRWTWERMKQVIEPSAGVPLAVVRAYPELFQHKRVGIILCGGNTDLSHLPF; this comes from the coding sequence ATGCATCCCGATTTAAACTACCACCGTTCTGTGTTGGAGAAGATTTCTCCACACATTCACCGCACACCGGTACTGACTTCCAGCACGCTCAATGCTGAATTCAACGCTGAGTTCTTCTTTAAAGCTGAACATCTTCAGCGTATGGGAGCATTCAAGATGCGCGGCGCAACGCACGCCATTCTTCAACTTCCAGCAGATGCCGTGGAGAAAGGGGTTTGCACCCACAGCTCGGGAAATCATGGTCAAGCGGTTGCTTTAGCAGCACGAACACTAGGTATTCCGTGCTCTGTCATTGTGCCAAAGAACGCTCCCAAATCAAAAGTTGAAGCGATGGAAGGATATGGCGCTAAGCTCATTTACTGCGAAGCGACACAGGCCGACCGAGAAGCGACTGCCGCCGACTTTCAAGACAGAACAGGGGCCTATTTTATCCATCCCAGCAACGATGAAGATGTAATTTGGGGTCAAGGTACCGCCGCTTTAGAGCTGATGGAAGATGTGCACGATCTGGATATTCTCCTCGTTGCCGTTGGTGGAGGCGGACTTCTTGCGGGCACTTGTCTTGCAGCCGTGGCCATGAACCCCTCGATAGATATTTATGCCGGAGAGCCGGAGTTGGCAGACGACGCCAAACGGAGCCTACAAGCAGGGGAAATCATTCCTGCTCGCGCTTCTACTACAGTGGCCGATGGACTTCGAACAGGCCTAGGCTCCGTCAATTTCCCGGTGATTAAAAAACATGTGCGCGACATCTTAACCGTAAGTGATCCTCAAATTATTGAAGCCACGCGCTGGACATGGGAGCGCATGAAGCAAGTAATTGAACCTTCTGCAGGCGTTCCACTTGCAGTGGTCAGAGCCTATCCAGAGCTCTTTCAGCATAAGCGCGTTGGAATAATCCTATGTGGCGGGAATACGGATTTGAGCCATCTTCCGTTTTGA
- a CDS encoding T9SS type A sorting domain-containing protein, with protein sequence MKTLKALLVFGMATFMYQPTVQAQEARPIGVAEQRSEPDDPNNNDPDRQKPVGITENSVQDLMIYPNPSIGSNFTIDVPLADDENIALFIYDMNGRVVERKSGTYAELRHFRMRNLDEATYIIKVFSKNALFQSRVMVVH encoded by the coding sequence ATGAAAACGCTAAAAGCACTCCTCGTATTCGGAATGGCCACCTTCATGTATCAACCTACCGTTCAAGCTCAAGAAGCTCGCCCCATTGGTGTAGCTGAACAGAGAAGCGAACCCGATGATCCGAACAACAACGACCCCGATCGCCAGAAGCCTGTAGGCATTACAGAGAATTCTGTTCAAGACTTGATGATCTACCCAAATCCAAGTATTGGAAGCAATTTCACAATCGATGTTCCATTGGCGGACGACGAAAACATCGCACTCTTTATCTACGACATGAACGGAAGAGTGGTGGAACGCAAAAGCGGAACATACGCAGAACTTCGTCACTTCCGCATGCGCAACCTCGACGAAGCCACTTATATCATCAAAGTGTTCTCTAAGAACGCCTTGTTCCAAAGTCGAGTTATGGTGGTCCACTAA